A stretch of Blautia liquoris DNA encodes these proteins:
- a CDS encoding SufB/SufD family protein: protein MNEQLNNLPVLTWNHLGVNRAGQEFALPEVPQLESAEKNLTMSVLPSTVERIQEFPIDYKDMESGIGSAYDNYIAKNSNVSYFLKVKQETEQTIRTKTCITPDHKTLAGDFGIYAEEGSSLVWMQESVSDEEAAGFSTELTRIYAKKNSRVRLIQVQNLNRSTACWNGVAIYAEDGAKVEVVRAILGSSHAAYGTRAELKGRESSYQLETIYFTDQSQIYDFNDVANHYGKNTQTDMYTAGVLAGESSKILRGTIDFKKGAVYAVGHESEEVLMLGEKVRNRTVPLILCAEEQVEGQHAASIGRLDETQIYYLISRGLTPLQARMLLIEGRFAPVLDKIPDEQLREELASQIERRLKENEPK, encoded by the coding sequence ATGAATGAGCAATTAAACAATCTTCCTGTTCTCACCTGGAATCATCTGGGAGTTAATCGGGCCGGACAGGAATTTGCACTTCCTGAAGTGCCGCAGTTAGAGTCTGCAGAGAAAAATCTGACCATGTCGGTTCTGCCCTCTACGGTGGAAAGAATTCAGGAGTTTCCAATAGATTATAAAGATATGGAAAGTGGCATAGGCAGTGCCTATGATAATTATATAGCGAAAAACTCGAATGTCTCGTATTTTTTGAAAGTGAAACAGGAGACGGAACAGACGATTCGGACGAAGACCTGTATCACACCGGATCATAAGACATTGGCCGGTGATTTTGGAATTTATGCAGAAGAGGGAAGCAGTCTTGTTTGGATGCAGGAATCTGTGTCAGATGAAGAGGCTGCCGGCTTTTCCACAGAACTGACAAGGATTTACGCAAAGAAAAATTCACGGGTCAGACTGATACAGGTTCAGAATCTGAACAGATCTACAGCATGCTGGAATGGTGTTGCGATCTATGCGGAAGACGGTGCCAAGGTAGAAGTTGTGCGTGCCATACTCGGATCTTCTCACGCGGCATATGGAACGAGAGCAGAACTAAAAGGAAGAGAAAGCAGCTATCAGTTAGAGACTATTTATTTTACCGATCAGTCTCAGATCTATGACTTCAATGATGTTGCAAATCATTATGGGAAGAACACCCAGACAGATATGTATACGGCCGGTGTACTTGCGGGAGAGAGCAGTAAGATTCTCCGCGGAACGATTGATTTTAAAAAGGGAGCTGTCTATGCAGTAGGACATGAATCGGAAGAGGTGCTGATGCTTGGTGAAAAGGTCAGAAATCGCACCGTTCCTCTGATTTTATGTGCGGAGGAGCAGGTTGAAGGACAACATGCGGCATCAATTGGACGTCTGGATGAAACACAGATTTATTATCTGATTTCAAGGGGGCTGACCCCCCTTCAGGCGAGGATGCTTTTAATTGAAGGGCGTTTTGCCCCTGTACTGGACAAGATTCCTGATGAACAACTCAGAGAAGAACTTGCTTCTCAGATTGAAAGGAGATTGAAGGAAAATGAACCAAAGTAA
- a CDS encoding cysteine desulfurase: MNQSKLLHDFPVLAQDENGKKLSYLDNAATTQRPVQVLDAVKNFYETENANPYRGVYELAAKATEAHEHARSTVAEFINADHDEVIFTQGTTEGLNLIAYSYGLNFLKDGDEIVISVAEHHSNLVPWQRVAKATGAVLKYMYLDDSGRITDEEIEKKIGSNTRLVAIAQVSNVLGLEAPIEKIVKKAHAVGAVVVMDCAQSLPHIPVDVRKLDVDFAALSGHKIYGPMGIGALYGKKELLEKMPPFLSGGDMIQSVHEQSVTYGEVPRKFEAGTRNVGGEVGLEAAINYVKEIGYDEIIRHEHELIEYAIDQLRDLPYVTIYGEPSDKLRHGVIAFNIDDVHPHDTATILDAEGVAVRAGHHCAQPLMDYLHITACARASFAIYNTKEDVDALIRGIKNVRRYMGFGD, translated from the coding sequence ATGAACCAAAGTAAGCTGCTTCATGATTTTCCGGTCCTGGCACAGGATGAAAATGGAAAGAAACTGTCTTATCTGGATAATGCAGCGACGACACAGCGCCCGGTTCAGGTTTTGGATGCGGTAAAGAACTTTTATGAAACAGAGAATGCAAACCCGTATCGTGGTGTATATGAGTTGGCAGCAAAGGCAACAGAGGCTCATGAACATGCAAGAAGTACGGTGGCGGAATTTATCAACGCCGACCACGATGAGGTGATCTTTACTCAAGGAACGACAGAGGGATTAAATCTGATAGCCTATAGCTATGGACTTAACTTTTTAAAGGACGGCGACGAGATTGTCATATCTGTAGCCGAACATCACAGCAATCTTGTCCCATGGCAGAGAGTTGCAAAAGCGACAGGTGCAGTGCTCAAATATATGTATCTGGACGATAGCGGACGAATTACAGACGAAGAAATCGAGAAAAAAATCGGATCAAACACTCGCCTTGTCGCCATCGCACAGGTGTCTAATGTTCTTGGACTCGAGGCACCCATCGAAAAGATTGTAAAAAAAGCACATGCTGTCGGAGCTGTTGTTGTTATGGACTGTGCACAGAGCCTTCCGCATATTCCGGTTGACGTCAGAAAACTAGATGTCGATTTTGCAGCATTGTCAGGTCATAAGATCTATGGTCCTATGGGGATTGGTGCATTATACGGTAAGAAAGAACTTTTGGAGAAAATGCCGCCATTTTTAAGTGGAGGTGATATGATCCAAAGTGTGCATGAACAGAGTGTTACCTATGGAGAGGTTCCGCGCAAATTTGAAGCAGGTACCAGAAACGTCGGCGGAGAAGTCGGCCTGGAAGCTGCAATCAACTATGTGAAAGAGATTGGCTATGACGAAATTATAAGACATGAGCATGAGCTGATCGAATATGCGATTGATCAGTTGAGAGATCTGCCATATGTGACAATCTATGGAGAGCCCTCGGACAAACTTCGTCATGGTGTGATTGCATTCAACATTGATGATGTGCATCCTCATGATACGGCTACAATCTTAGATGCCGAAGGCGTTGCAGTTCGTGCAGGGCATCACTGTGCCCAGCCTTTGATGGATTACCTTCATATCACTGCATGTGCCCGTGCAAGTTTTGCCATTTATAATACGAAAGAGGATGTCGATGCGCTGATTCGCGGAATCAAGAACGTAAGGAGGTACATGGGCTTTGGAGATTAA
- the sufU gene encoding Fe-S cluster assembly sulfur transfer protein SufU: MEINQLYNQIIIENSRAKWNRHAVENKTISLEGVNPSCGDDITLELRVKDNMIEDAGFVGDGCAISQASASIMIDLVKGKSVGEAKKLMRIFFGMIKGEITDESEIEELDEAAALQGVSQMPARVKCAVLAWHTLEEALDDEEKEDKKV; encoded by the coding sequence TTGGAGATTAATCAATTGTATAATCAGATTATTATCGAAAACAGCCGTGCAAAGTGGAACCGCCATGCGGTGGAGAACAAAACCATAAGTCTGGAAGGTGTAAATCCAAGCTGTGGAGATGATATTACTTTGGAACTCCGAGTAAAGGACAACATGATCGAAGACGCCGGGTTTGTAGGTGACGGATGTGCGATCTCACAGGCATCCGCTTCTATAATGATTGACTTAGTTAAGGGAAAGTCTGTCGGGGAAGCAAAAAAGCTGATGAGGATTTTCTTTGGAATGATCAAGGGAGAAATCACAGACGAATCTGAGATAGAAGAGCTGGATGAAGCGGCCGCCTTACAAGGCGTTTCACAGATGCCGGCAAGGGTAAAATGTGCAGTGCTTGCATGGCATACGCTGGAAGAGGCACTGGACGATGAAGAAAAAGAAGATAAAAAGGTATAA
- a CDS encoding fructose bisphosphate aldolase, with the protein MYNDEQLTRMHEGKGFIAALDQSGGSTPKALKLYGIDESRYHGDEEMFELVHRMRTRIITSPSFTSERILAAILFENTMDRKVAGKYTADYLLQEKDILPILKVDKGLAPETEGVQLMKPIPSLDALLDRANERHIFGTKMRSVIKLADKEGIRKIVDQQFELGLQIAEKGLIPILEPEVDIYSSQKEEAEKLLKEEFFNHLKKVPSDVKLMFKVSIPTMEGFYSDLMEDPRVVRVVALSGGYSRDEADKLLAKNSGLIASFSRALSQGLNDAQAQDEFDKMLRDSIQQIYEASIS; encoded by the coding sequence ATGTACAATGATGAGCAATTAACCAGAATGCATGAGGGAAAAGGCTTTATAGCTGCCTTGGATCAGAGCGGCGGCAGCACACCGAAAGCTTTGAAGCTTTACGGAATTGACGAATCAAGATACCATGGTGACGAGGAGATGTTCGAACTTGTCCACAGGATGCGGACAAGAATTATCACGAGTCCCTCATTTACCTCAGAGCGTATCCTGGCGGCGATCCTGTTTGAGAACACCATGGATCGCAAGGTGGCAGGAAAGTATACAGCAGATTATCTTCTTCAGGAAAAGGATATTTTACCGATTCTTAAGGTTGATAAGGGTCTGGCTCCTGAGACCGAAGGCGTGCAGCTTATGAAACCCATCCCTTCTCTGGATGCACTTCTTGACAGAGCAAATGAGAGACACATATTTGGAACAAAGATGCGTTCGGTTATCAAACTTGCAGATAAAGAAGGAATCCGAAAGATTGTAGATCAGCAGTTTGAACTTGGACTGCAGATTGCAGAAAAAGGATTGATTCCTATTCTGGAGCCGGAAGTCGATATTTACAGCAGTCAGAAAGAAGAAGCCGAGAAGCTTCTGAAAGAAGAATTCTTCAATCACCTAAAGAAAGTTCCCAGTGATGTCAAATTGATGTTTAAAGTCAGCATTCCGACTATGGAAGGATTTTATTCGGATCTGATGGAAGATCCACGAGTTGTGAGAGTGGTAGCTCTCTCTGGAGGATACAGCCGGGATGAGGCAGATAAACTTCTTGCAAAAAATTCAGGATTGATTGCCAGCTTCTCAAGAGCTTTGTCTCAGGGACTTAATGATGCGCAGGCGCAGGATGAATTCGATAAAATGCTGAGAGATTCTATTCAGCAGATTTATGAGGCATCTATCAGCTGA
- a CDS encoding ABC transporter substrate-binding protein, whose product MKGKTLAIILSISLAGSMAGCGICNKKGNISSVVVTLPSFEEPEAGFDPVHGWGMGDNLHDPLIQSTLTTTTEDLKLKNDLAVDYTVSEDGLTWTVTIRDDVRFTDGKKLTANDVAFTYNECKDSGAPNDLMLLKRAEAIDDATVKFHMERPFNIWPYTMAQVGIVPKYAYGPDYGKNPIGSGRYKLKKWDRGKEAIFEANPDYYGDEIKMKNIHVKFLTEKKSYQAAENKDTDVAYISAGYAGRKLKGYQLKEVTAVDTLGMNLPVEELSLRRAVNVGIDRDKIVDKVLKGYGTPAYTICDQTPWYQEEAETVCDPEQAKEILEEAGWNIGDDQIRERDGKRAEFNLWFDSSDEIEEKLAKEISDQLLTLGMRVNPTAAKWTDVCKNAQTQPAVRGVGSYTPMELYKIYHSDKETGSSRYSSYANPSVDKYMDEALEAPSFETSYELWRKAQWDGDTGINGDLPWIWLCNMEHLYFVKDDLQTGDKDIHPHGQGWSLLNHVDQWQWMH is encoded by the coding sequence ATGAAAGGAAAAACACTGGCCATAATATTGAGTATCTCACTTGCAGGGAGTATGGCAGGGTGTGGCATCTGTAATAAAAAGGGTAATATCTCTTCTGTTGTCGTGACGCTCCCTTCTTTTGAAGAGCCTGAAGCAGGATTCGATCCTGTCCATGGCTGGGGCATGGGAGATAATCTTCATGATCCTCTGATCCAAAGTACTCTTACCACGACTACAGAGGACCTGAAACTTAAGAACGATTTGGCAGTGGATTACACGGTCAGTGAAGATGGCCTCACATGGACAGTAACAATTCGAGATGATGTGAGATTTACAGATGGAAAAAAGCTCACCGCGAACGATGTGGCTTTTACCTACAATGAATGTAAAGACAGCGGTGCACCCAATGATTTGATGCTGCTTAAGAGAGCGGAAGCTATTGATGATGCTACGGTGAAATTCCACATGGAACGTCCCTTTAATATCTGGCCGTATACGATGGCACAGGTCGGAATTGTTCCAAAATACGCCTATGGACCTGATTATGGTAAGAATCCAATTGGATCCGGCCGATACAAATTAAAAAAATGGGATCGGGGAAAAGAGGCGATATTTGAGGCAAATCCGGACTATTATGGCGACGAGATCAAGATGAAGAATATTCATGTAAAGTTTCTGACAGAGAAGAAGTCATATCAGGCAGCTGAAAATAAGGATACTGATGTGGCATATATTTCGGCCGGCTATGCTGGCAGAAAGTTGAAAGGCTATCAGCTCAAAGAAGTTACCGCGGTTGATACGCTTGGAATGAATCTGCCTGTGGAGGAGCTTTCTTTGCGACGAGCTGTGAACGTAGGAATAGACAGAGACAAGATTGTGGATAAAGTACTAAAAGGTTATGGAACGCCTGCGTACACGATCTGTGATCAAACGCCATGGTATCAGGAGGAGGCAGAAACTGTCTGCGATCCGGAACAGGCCAAAGAAATCTTAGAAGAAGCCGGCTGGAATATAGGGGATGATCAGATCAGAGAAAGAGATGGAAAAAGGGCGGAGTTTAATCTCTGGTTCGATTCATCAGATGAAATCGAAGAGAAGCTGGCAAAGGAAATCTCAGATCAGCTGCTTACTCTGGGTATGCGGGTCAATCCTACAGCAGCAAAGTGGACGGATGTCTGTAAGAATGCACAGACTCAGCCGGCAGTCCGGGGAGTCGGAAGTTACACGCCTATGGAACTATATAAGATCTATCATAGTGATAAAGAAACAGGATCTTCCAGGTATTCGTCATATGCGAATCCATCTGTAGATAAATATATGGACGAGGCACTGGAAGCGCCATCATTCGAGACGTCATATGAATTATGGCGAAAAGCTCAGTGGGATGGAGACACTGGAATTAATGGAGATTTGCCGTGGATCTGGCTTTGCAATATGGAGCATTTATATTTTGTAAAAGATGATCTTCAAACAGGTGATAAGGATATACATCCACACGGACAAGGCTGGTCTTTATTAAATCATGTGGATCAGTGGCAGTGGATGCATTAA
- the nagA gene encoding N-acetylglucosamine-6-phosphate deacetylase, producing the protein MIIKNAKVFSDEYTFIEKDLFIQNGVFSESTVDGICIDGTGLYAIPGLTDIHFHGCIGYDFCDGTEEAISALADYQQKNGITTIAPATMTFEEERLMKIMETAKAHHNIKGAELVGINMEGPFISAKKKGAQNPRFIHHPDLSMYRNLQEASGGLIKLVDIAPEEEGSMEFIETVKDEVVVSIAHTTADYDTADKAFTKGARQVTHLYNAMPPFTHRAPGVIGAAFDHKNVMVELICDGVHIHPSVIRATFQLFGDDRVILISDSMMATGLKDGNYSLGGQAVKVTGPRAALKDGTIAGSATNLMSCLRTAVLKMGIPLESAVKAAAVNSAKSIGIFNHYGSITEGKAGNLVLLDHDLNLIHVIQKGQKVF; encoded by the coding sequence ATGATTATTAAAAACGCAAAGGTATTTTCAGACGAATACACTTTTATAGAGAAGGATCTCTTTATTCAAAACGGCGTATTTTCAGAATCTACAGTGGACGGTATATGTATTGATGGAACTGGTCTTTATGCTATTCCCGGTCTTACGGACATACATTTTCATGGTTGTATCGGATATGATTTCTGCGATGGCACAGAGGAAGCCATCTCTGCCCTCGCTGATTACCAGCAAAAAAACGGAATCACCACCATTGCCCCCGCTACGATGACTTTTGAAGAAGAACGCCTGATGAAAATTATGGAGACTGCAAAGGCTCACCATAACATCAAAGGTGCCGAACTGGTCGGAATCAACATGGAGGGGCCTTTTATATCTGCCAAAAAAAAGGGGGCCCAAAATCCCCGCTTTATCCATCATCCGGATCTTTCTATGTACCGTAACCTTCAAGAGGCATCTGGAGGATTGATTAAGCTGGTTGACATTGCACCGGAAGAAGAGGGCTCTATGGAGTTTATAGAGACAGTAAAAGATGAAGTCGTTGTTTCAATCGCACATACGACAGCCGATTATGACACAGCCGATAAGGCTTTTACTAAAGGTGCAAGACAGGTAACCCATCTGTATAATGCCATGCCTCCCTTCACACACAGAGCCCCTGGCGTAATCGGAGCGGCATTCGACCACAAAAATGTAATGGTCGAACTGATCTGTGACGGAGTCCATATCCACCCTTCCGTTATCCGGGCGACCTTCCAGCTTTTCGGCGATGACCGTGTCATCCTGATCAGCGACAGTATGATGGCCACAGGGCTTAAGGACGGAAATTACTCTCTGGGCGGACAGGCTGTAAAGGTAACAGGACCGCGGGCAGCCTTAAAAGACGGCACTATCGCCGGTTCTGCGACCAATCTGATGAGCTGCCTGAGAACAGCAGTATTAAAGATGGGAATCCCCCTCGAAAGTGCAGTAAAGGCCGCAGCTGTCAATTCCGCAAAATCCATTGGGATTTTCAACCACTACGGAAGTATTACAGAGGGAAAAGCCGGAAACCTTGTTCTGTTGGATCATGATCTGAACCTTATACATGTAATTCAAAAAGGTCAGAAGGTTTTCTGA
- a CDS encoding spore maturation protein: MKVLLYLSDFMIPFLIFYIIGYGMLQKQNIYEDFVAGAKDGLKTVTNILPTLIGLMVAVGVLRASGFLDLISGLLGRILNPIGFPSQLVPLSVVKMFSSSAATGLLLDVYKTYGTDSFIGLVASLSMSCTETIFYTMSVYFVAAKVTKTRYTLAGAMFATFAGLAASVVLARLMV; encoded by the coding sequence ATGAAAGTACTTTTATATTTGTCGGATTTTATGATTCCGTTTCTCATATTTTACATAATCGGTTATGGAATGCTTCAAAAACAAAATATATATGAAGACTTTGTGGCAGGGGCGAAAGATGGTTTGAAAACTGTAACTAATATACTGCCCACATTGATCGGACTGATGGTGGCTGTAGGGGTCTTGAGGGCTTCAGGCTTTCTGGATTTAATATCCGGACTGCTCGGCAGGATACTGAATCCAATCGGTTTTCCGTCTCAGCTTGTTCCCCTTTCTGTAGTTAAGATGTTTTCATCATCGGCTGCAACAGGCCTTCTATTGGATGTATATAAGACATATGGAACAGATTCCTTTATCGGTCTGGTTGCCTCTCTTTCCATGTCATGTACAGAGACGATATTTTACACAATGTCAGTGTATTTTGTGGCAGCAAAGGTCACGAAAACGAGATATACGCTCGCGGGTGCGATGTTTGCAACGTTTGCAGGACTTGCGGCAAGCGTAGTACTTGCAAGATTGATGGTCTGA
- a CDS encoding DDE-type integrase/transposase/recombinase, with product MDIILYLLHFIQYQQKQICWLINFICRYIPLKQWAFDDSHSPKYQKFKIDELPKVISSKQDWNWKDLISYYQWRYGKTIKPVFRRVECDIPKHCTCPACDAPVDYLMWNDGKKKSQVLCKVCQTHFSPTKDNRFSKTTVLRCPHCNHSLVHKKDRKHFIIHKCVHPKCPYYLHNLKKVDKKHLDEDYGKNKYKLHYIYREFTIDFFKLDLNSLPKNASSLKFTKFDSNTMSLCLTLHINLGLSLRKTKQALKDLYNIDISHQSIANYCKSAAMCIKPFVDNYEYGTKKVFTADETYIKIRGIKAYIWFIMDAASRSIIGYQVSDNRGVGPCILAMRMAFRHLKELPKNFRFIADGYSAYPLAAQQFFREFGDKFKFDITQVIGLTNDDEVSKEFRPYKQMIERLNRTYKASYRPTNGFDTIDGANYDLALWVAYYNFLRPHKHAGYTVLNDVDLLRGAGNMPGKWQLLIFLGQQAILNMQNQGTA from the coding sequence ATGGACATTATACTTTATTTACTTCACTTTATTCAATACCAACAGAAACAAATTTGCTGGCTTATCAACTTTATCTGCAGATACATCCCGCTGAAACAGTGGGCTTTTGATGATTCCCATTCTCCAAAGTATCAAAAGTTCAAAATCGATGAACTCCCAAAAGTTATTTCCTCTAAACAGGACTGGAATTGGAAAGACCTTATCTCTTACTATCAGTGGCGTTATGGCAAGACCATAAAGCCTGTCTTCCGCCGTGTAGAATGCGATATTCCAAAACACTGTACCTGCCCCGCCTGTGATGCACCGGTTGACTATCTCATGTGGAATGATGGGAAAAAGAAATCCCAAGTCTTATGCAAAGTCTGCCAGACACACTTCTCTCCAACAAAGGACAATCGTTTCTCTAAAACTACTGTTTTGAGATGTCCTCACTGTAATCACAGCCTGGTACATAAGAAAGACCGTAAGCACTTTATTATCCATAAATGCGTTCATCCAAAATGCCCTTACTACCTGCACAACCTGAAGAAGGTGGACAAAAAACATTTGGATGAAGACTATGGCAAAAATAAATACAAACTCCACTATATTTACCGCGAATTCACGATAGATTTCTTTAAGCTGGACTTAAACTCCCTGCCAAAGAATGCATCTTCCCTGAAATTCACCAAGTTTGATTCCAATACCATGTCCTTATGCCTGACTCTGCACATAAATCTTGGACTGTCTCTTAGAAAAACAAAACAGGCACTCAAGGATCTATACAACATAGACATCTCCCACCAAAGTATTGCCAACTACTGTAAATCCGCTGCTATGTGTATCAAGCCTTTCGTTGATAACTATGAGTATGGCACCAAAAAGGTATTTACTGCTGACGAAACTTACATCAAAATCCGTGGTATAAAAGCATATATTTGGTTCATTATGGATGCTGCCAGTCGCTCCATCATTGGCTATCAGGTCTCTGACAATCGTGGTGTTGGTCCCTGCATCCTTGCTATGCGAATGGCTTTTCGACACTTAAAAGAACTTCCTAAAAATTTTCGCTTTATTGCAGACGGTTACAGTGCCTATCCATTAGCTGCTCAACAGTTTTTTCGCGAGTTTGGCGATAAATTTAAATTCGACATCACTCAGGTTATTGGACTTACCAACGACGATGAAGTGTCAAAAGAATTCCGACCATACAAACAGATGATTGAAAGACTAAACCGCACCTATAAGGCTTCTTACCGACCTACAAACGGTTTTGATACGATCGACGGTGCCAACTATGATTTAGCACTATGGGTTGCTTATTATAACTTTCTCCGTCCCCACAAACATGCTGGTTACACGGTTCTTAATGATGTAGATCTGCTTCGTGGTGCTGGCAATATGCCAGGGAAATGGCAACTTCTTATTTTCCTAGGTCAACAGGCGATTTTAAATATGCAAAATCAGGGAACTGCCTAA
- the rd gene encoding rubredoxin: MKKYECGPCGYIYDPAEGDPDGGIEPGTAFEDLPDDWVCPLCGAGKEDFTPVED, translated from the coding sequence ATGAAGAAATACGAGTGTGGGCCATGTGGCTATATCTATGATCCGGCAGAAGGCGATCCGGACGGAGGAATTGAACCGGGAACAGCATTTGAAGATCTTCCAGATGACTGGGTGTGCCCTCTATGTGGTGCAGGTAAAGAAGATTTTACCCCTGTAGAAGACTAA